The following are encoded together in the Pleurocapsa sp. FMAR1 genome:
- a CDS encoding PstC family ABC transporter permease encodes MTSSTVDSKTDNKKRFSTEKSIDRGFIWLTAALAFAIAGVLVWIAIQVGIEAVPAIQEFGWPFITGSSWNPPEKQYAILPMIYGTVVSSLIALLIAFPVGVAYAIVLSENFIPKSARLILVFLVELLAAIPSVVYGLWGIYVLIPFLKPIGSWLHDNLGWIPLFSTNYVGPGMFPAGIILSIMILPLITAIARDSLASLPDNLR; translated from the coding sequence ATGACTTCTTCTACTGTTGATTCAAAAACAGACAATAAAAAACGTTTTTCTACAGAAAAAAGTATTGATCGCGGTTTTATTTGGCTAACGGCTGCCTTAGCATTTGCGATCGCAGGAGTTTTGGTTTGGATCGCAATTCAGGTGGGTATTGAGGCTGTGCCAGCAATCCAAGAATTTGGTTGGCCATTTATAACTGGCAGTTCTTGGAATCCTCCCGAAAAACAATATGCGATTTTGCCGATGATTTACGGCACGGTAGTTAGTTCTCTTATTGCTTTACTGATTGCTTTTCCTGTTGGAGTAGCCTATGCGATCGTTTTGAGTGAAAACTTTATTCCTAAGTCTGCGCGTCTGATTTTAGTATTTTTAGTTGAGCTACTAGCAGCGATTCCCAGCGTAGTCTATGGATTATGGGGAATATATGTATTGATCCCCTTTCTCAAGCCAATTGGCTCTTGGTTACATGATAATTTAGGCTGGATTCCCTTATTTTCAACCAACTATGTTGGCCCTGGGATGTTTCCTGCGGGAATAATTTTATCCATTATGATCTTGCCCTTAATTACAGCGATCGCCCGCGATTCTCTAGCTTCCTTGCCAGACAATCTCCGTTGA